In one window of Azoarcus olearius DNA:
- the radA gene encoding DNA repair protein RadA, with the protein MAKAKTVFVCTECGAQALRWQGQCPQCNAWNTLVESIAEPAPSAGSRFAALAGTTARLQALSELEPKEEPRTPTGIDEFDRVLGGGLVAGGVVLIGGDPGIGKSTLLLQALSHLAGTQAAVYVSGEESGEQVALRAQRLQLSASTLQLLAEINLERILATLREAKPRVAVIDSIQTIYSEALQSAPGSVAQVRECAAQLTRYAKQSGTALIIVGHVTKDGALAGPRVLEHIVDTVLYFEGDTHSSFRLVRAFKNRFGAVNELGVFAMTERGLRGVSNPSAIFLSQHAERVSGSCVLITQEGTRPLLVEIQALVDAAHSPNPRRLSVGLEQTRLAMLLAVLHRHAGIVCFDQDVFVNAVGGVKIAEPAADLAILLAIVSSLRDKPLKHGLAVFGEVGLAGEIRPAPRGQERLKEAAKLGFSAAIVPRANLPRQAIDGLQVIGVDRIEEALERVRELE; encoded by the coding sequence ATGGCCAAGGCGAAGACGGTTTTCGTCTGCACCGAATGCGGTGCGCAGGCGCTGCGCTGGCAGGGCCAGTGTCCGCAATGCAATGCCTGGAACACCCTGGTCGAGAGCATCGCCGAGCCCGCCCCCAGCGCCGGCTCGCGCTTCGCCGCGCTGGCGGGCACCACCGCCCGGCTGCAGGCGCTGTCCGAACTCGAACCCAAGGAGGAGCCGCGCACGCCCACGGGCATCGACGAATTCGACCGCGTGCTGGGCGGCGGGCTGGTCGCGGGCGGCGTGGTATTGATCGGCGGCGACCCCGGCATCGGCAAATCCACACTGCTGCTGCAGGCGCTGTCGCACCTGGCCGGCACGCAGGCGGCGGTCTATGTCAGCGGTGAAGAGTCCGGCGAGCAGGTGGCGCTGCGCGCGCAACGCCTGCAACTGTCGGCCAGCACGCTGCAACTGCTGGCCGAGATCAACCTGGAACGCATCCTCGCCACGCTGCGCGAGGCCAAGCCGCGCGTCGCGGTGATCGACTCGATCCAGACCATCTATTCCGAAGCGCTGCAATCCGCGCCCGGCTCGGTTGCGCAGGTGCGCGAGTGCGCCGCCCAGCTCACCCGCTACGCCAAGCAGAGCGGCACCGCGCTGATCATCGTGGGCCACGTCACCAAGGACGGCGCGCTCGCCGGCCCGCGCGTGCTGGAGCACATCGTCGATACCGTGCTGTACTTCGAGGGCGATACCCACTCCAGCTTCCGGCTGGTGCGGGCGTTCAAGAACCGCTTCGGCGCGGTGAACGAACTCGGCGTGTTCGCGATGACCGAGCGCGGCCTGCGCGGGGTCTCCAATCCGTCGGCGATCTTCCTGTCGCAGCACGCCGAGCGCGTTTCCGGCAGCTGCGTGCTGATCACGCAGGAGGGCACGCGCCCGCTGCTGGTCGAAATCCAGGCGCTGGTCGACGCCGCTCACAGCCCCAACCCGCGCCGCCTCAGCGTGGGGCTGGAGCAGACCCGGCTGGCGATGCTGCTCGCGGTGCTGCACCGTCACGCCGGCATCGTCTGTTTCGACCAGGACGTGTTCGTCAATGCGGTCGGCGGGGTCAAGATCGCCGAACCGGCGGCCGATCTGGCGATCCTGCTCGCCATCGTGTCTTCGCTGCGCGACAAGCCCTTGAAGCACGGCCTCGCGGTGTTTGGCGAAGTCGGCCTGGCGGGCGAAATCCGGCCCGCGCCGCGCGGGCAGGAGCGGCTGAAGGAGGCGGCCAAGCTCGGTTTCTCCGCCGCCATCGTGCCGCGCGCCAACCTGCCGCGCCAGGCCATCGACGGCCTGCAGGTAATCGGCGTAGACCGCATCGAGGAAGCACTGGAGCGCGTGCGCGAGCTGGAATAG
- a CDS encoding DUF2795 domain-containing protein yields the protein MASTQHRKQEGGGTRQPAGQHGKSDDRRAERRYADDEDRERKADEKRDEKDDHKARADKDERDRASDRKAGEKRDEKDERDEDRKARSHSGERDEARKDEDRKADERDEDRSRGSARDEDDEGGAPNPIQVQKFLGGLDYPVDKAEIVQKARDEGADERVLDALERIPEGEYESPVAVSKEVGKLD from the coding sequence ATGGCCAGCACCCAGCATCGCAAGCAGGAAGGCGGCGGTACCCGCCAACCGGCCGGACAGCACGGCAAGAGCGACGACCGCCGCGCCGAGCGCCGCTACGCGGACGACGAGGATCGCGAGCGCAAGGCGGACGAGAAGCGCGACGAAAAGGACGACCACAAGGCGCGCGCCGACAAGGACGAGCGCGACAGAGCGAGCGATCGCAAGGCCGGCGAAAAGCGCGACGAGAAGGACGAGCGCGACGAGGACCGCAAGGCCAGGTCGCACAGCGGCGAGCGCGACGAAGCGCGCAAGGATGAAGACCGCAAGGCCGACGAGCGCGATGAGGACCGCAGCCGCGGCTCCGCCCGCGACGAAGACGACGAGGGCGGTGCACCCAATCCGATCCAGGTGCAGAAGTTCCTCGGCGGGCTGGACTACCCGGTGGACAAGGCCGAGATCGTGCAGAAGGCGCGCGACGAAGGTGCGGACGAGCGCGTGCTCGACGCCCTCGAGCGGATTCCGGAGGGCGAGTACGAAAGCCCGGTGGCGGTGTCGAAGGAGGTCGGCAAACTTGACTGA
- a CDS encoding DUF4254 domain-containing protein, whose amino-acid sequence MTETTAPQEPARVPVTADSARLEPETVRPAFDFDAQALIAFHDAYLQRGAPAEGTPRADTDIWRWIEENHRCNTALWGEEDRARRTDVPESEIVRCKRAIDRYNQRRNDAVEMLDQRLLAALDTTVPAPDARLSSETAGAMTDRLSILALKIHHMRLQTERDDADEAHLRRCRDKLSVLIEQRADLAGCLDRLLWEARCGAAVFKSYRQFKMYNDPTLNPELYRQRADSGREAQVDVLIPTCDRPGALAVTLTALFAQTRAPLRIVISDQGKRHKALGAEEVQAVLRLLGSRGHAVEVHRHLPRRGLAEQRDFLLRQARAPYVLFLDDDVVIEPDLVDRLLRTLREQGCGFVGSAVIGMSHAGDDRPEQQAIEFWEGQVVPEAVQPDSPEWARHRLHSAANLYHVQTRLGLTRERQRLYKVAWVGGCVMFDTAKLRDAGGFGFWRRLPAEHCGEDVYAQLRVMARYGGCGIIPSGAFHQELPTTVARREVDAPRVLNLAEG is encoded by the coding sequence TTGACTGAGACCACCGCCCCCCAGGAGCCGGCCCGCGTGCCGGTGACCGCAGACAGCGCACGGCTGGAGCCGGAAACGGTCCGGCCCGCGTTCGACTTCGACGCGCAGGCGCTGATCGCCTTCCACGACGCCTACCTGCAGCGCGGCGCTCCGGCCGAAGGTACGCCGCGCGCCGACACCGACATCTGGCGCTGGATCGAGGAGAACCACCGCTGCAACACCGCGTTGTGGGGCGAGGAGGATCGCGCGCGCCGTACCGACGTGCCCGAGTCCGAGATCGTGCGCTGCAAGCGCGCCATCGACCGCTACAACCAGCGCCGCAACGACGCGGTGGAGATGCTCGACCAGCGGCTGCTCGCCGCGCTCGACACCACCGTGCCCGCGCCCGACGCGCGCCTGTCCAGCGAAACCGCAGGCGCGATGACCGACCGGCTGTCCATCCTCGCGCTCAAGATCCACCACATGCGCCTGCAGACCGAGCGCGACGACGCCGACGAAGCCCATCTGCGCCGCTGCCGCGACAAGCTGTCGGTGCTGATCGAACAGCGCGCGGACCTCGCCGGCTGCCTGGACCGCCTGCTGTGGGAGGCCCGCTGCGGTGCCGCGGTGTTCAAGAGCTACCGCCAGTTCAAGATGTACAACGACCCCACGTTGAACCCGGAGTTGTACCGCCAGCGCGCGGATAGCGGCCGGGAGGCGCAGGTGGATGTGCTGATTCCCACCTGCGACCGCCCGGGCGCGCTGGCGGTGACGCTGACGGCCCTGTTCGCGCAGACGCGCGCGCCGCTGCGCATCGTCATCTCCGACCAGGGCAAGCGCCACAAGGCGCTGGGGGCCGAAGAGGTGCAGGCGGTGCTGCGCCTGCTCGGCAGCCGCGGGCATGCGGTGGAGGTGCACCGCCATCTGCCACGGCGCGGGCTGGCCGAACAGCGCGACTTCCTGCTGCGCCAGGCGCGCGCGCCCTACGTGCTCTTTCTCGACGACGACGTGGTGATCGAACCCGATCTGGTCGACCGGCTGCTGCGCACGCTGCGCGAGCAGGGCTGCGGTTTCGTCGGCAGCGCGGTCATCGGCATGAGCCATGCCGGCGACGACCGCCCCGAGCAGCAGGCGATCGAGTTCTGGGAAGGGCAGGTGGTGCCCGAGGCGGTGCAGCCGGACAGCCCCGAGTGGGCGCGCCATCGCCTGCACAGCGCCGCCAACCTGTACCACGTGCAGACCCGCCTCGGCCTCACGCGCGAGCGTCAGCGGCTCTACAAGGTGGCGTGGGTGGGCGGCTGCGTGATGTTCGACACCGCCAAGCTGCGCGACGCCGGCGGCTTCGGCTTCTGGCGCCGGCTGCCGGCCGAGCATTGCGGCGAGGATGTCTATGCCCAGCTGCGCGTGATGGCGCGCTACGGCGGCTGCGGCATCATCCCGTCCGGCGCGTTTCACCAGGAACTGCCGACGACGGTGGCGCGGCGCGAGGTGGATGCCCCGCGCGTGCTCAACCTGGCGGAGGGCTGA
- a CDS encoding glycosyltransferase family 9 protein — translation MRPEGFVAARAAARPFGEVDEIAVLRPSGLGDFIFALPALEALRERYPHARITLLAKGWHRSFLKGRTRLVDEVVALPPIPGVGAPPGYAADEAAIDACVEALRARAFDLAFQFHGGGRYSNPFLLRLGARHSFGLLAPGATPLPHCVPYELWQNERLRLLEVAALADARPVELEPLLPVLPRDRRELGERVELPPQPLAVLSPGATDPRRRWSVARFAAVGDALVEAGAAVAVQGDDSERGLTAAVVAAMRSPALDLGGRLSLDGLAALLARARLLVANDSGPLHLAQAVGTATVGIYWLINLFVSGPPTVTRRRYALSLRQSCPVCGRDNRHQRCEHDVSFVDDVALDDVLTPALALWQQEAARPAAHAPHPAPR, via the coding sequence GTGCGGCCGGAGGGCTTCGTCGCGGCGCGGGCTGCGGCCCGGCCCTTCGGCGAGGTGGACGAGATCGCGGTGCTGCGCCCCAGCGGGCTGGGCGACTTCATCTTCGCGCTGCCCGCGCTGGAAGCCCTGCGCGAACGCTACCCGCATGCACGCATCACCCTGCTCGCCAAAGGCTGGCATCGCAGCTTCCTGAAGGGGCGAACGCGCCTGGTGGACGAGGTGGTCGCGCTGCCGCCGATTCCCGGCGTCGGCGCACCGCCCGGGTACGCGGCCGACGAGGCAGCGATCGACGCCTGCGTGGAAGCGTTGCGCGCGCGTGCCTTCGACCTCGCGTTCCAGTTCCACGGCGGTGGCCGCTATTCCAACCCTTTCCTGCTGCGGCTCGGCGCACGCCACAGCTTCGGCCTGCTCGCGCCGGGGGCGACCCCGTTGCCGCACTGCGTGCCTTACGAGCTTTGGCAGAACGAACGCCTGCGGCTGCTCGAGGTCGCGGCTCTGGCGGATGCGCGCCCGGTGGAGCTGGAGCCGCTGCTGCCGGTGCTGCCGCGCGATCGGCGCGAACTCGGCGAACGCGTCGAGCTGCCGCCGCAGCCGCTCGCGGTGCTCAGCCCCGGCGCCACCGATCCGCGCCGGCGCTGGTCAGTGGCGCGCTTTGCCGCGGTGGGCGACGCGCTGGTCGAGGCCGGGGCGGCGGTGGCGGTGCAGGGCGACGACAGCGAGCGCGGCCTCACCGCGGCGGTGGTCGCCGCGATGCGCAGCCCCGCGCTCGACCTCGGCGGCCGCTTGTCGCTCGACGGGCTGGCGGCCTTGCTCGCGCGTGCGCGCCTGCTGGTGGCCAACGACAGCGGCCCGCTGCACCTGGCGCAGGCGGTCGGCACCGCCACCGTCGGCATCTACTGGCTGATCAACCTCTTCGTCTCCGGCCCGCCCACCGTCACCCGGCGGCGCTACGCGCTGTCGCTGCGCCAGAGCTGCCCGGTCTGCGGACGCGACAACCGCCATCAGCGCTGCGAGCACGACGTCTCCTTCGTGGACGACGTCGCGCTCGACGACGTGCTTACGCCGGCGCTGGCGCTGTGGCAGCAGGAGGCGGCGCGGCCAGCAGCGCATGCGCCTCATCCAGCACCGCGCTAA